The sequence GCCTTATAGTTGTCTACAAATTCACCATAGCTTCTGAAACTAACACCAGCACGCTTGGCATGATCCCAGAAAAATCCGCCTTTATTATTGGCAACTTTCCTGTTCCCTTCGCCATCATAACTACCCCCTCTTCCTCCATAACTGCTTACCCAGCTTTTCTCCAGAAAATCTGTGGCATATGCACCCATCGTCCAGTTATGTCCATCCATGCTAACTTCTCCATCTACATAAAAGTTATCGAGCAATACAAAACTTCTGGCAAGAGCATGTTGGTTAGGCGTAATATTTTCACCAAACAAAGTAAGTCTGGGATCACCATTTCCTTCCTTTACATCACCTAATACCTGATCGTAAGTTCTGTTTTCTTTAATCACATAAAACACATATTTGATCGGACTTTTCTCGCCTACTTTTCTTGGAATAGGATTTCCAGCCTCCCCTTTTGCCAACTGCTCCTTTACCTTGTTATAAGGCGTGTTCTGATAAACAGCTTGTGAATACACACTCATTTGCTTTGGTGTTGGCATGTTAATAATACTCATACTACCCATGAACAAACCAGCAATATATTCTACACCTATAGGTTTATTTGGATCGCCTTCGTGATGCAAAACAATTTGCTTATTAGCAAATGGATTAGGTCCGTATACATTGGCTTTGGAAGAAAAGCCTTTCCCATTGGCAACAAATATTTTATTACCTACCACTTTTACATTGGTTGGATACCAGCCCACCGGTATAAAGCCTTTACTCTTGCTGGCAACTGGTACCGTTACATCATACACAGCCAAACAGTTATTATCTGCATTGGCTACAAAAAGTGTTTTTTCGTCTGTACTTAACGCCAGTCCATTGGTGGTAGACCCATTGGGTGCATCAGGATACAATGCAACATTTAATACCTCCACCACTTTAAACTCTTTTGTATTAATCACTGAAACAGAATTGTCATTGGCATTAGCTACATATAGTACAGATCCTTTTTTATTCAGTACAATTTCATTTGGGTTGTCTCCTACTGAAACAGATGCAGTTATTTTTCTTTCACTGGTATTAAACTGATAAATTTTGTCGCAGCCCCAGCAACTGATATAAAGAAAACGATTATCTGGTGATAAAACACAGGTATAGGCTTCCCCTTCGAGCGCCTGCTTAAATAGTATTTGCTTGGTCAATAAATCAACAATGTAAAGCTGATTATCTTCTCTGGTTACTATATACATCCATTGCCTAGCATGGTCTATAGCAATTCCCGCAGGACTTATTTTATTCGGCCATTTTTTCCCAAGAACTATTGAATCAATTAAAGTCAGTTTTTTATTTTCAACTGAAAAAATTTCAATTCGGTTATTATGTCCACCGGAAGCATAGAGCTTTTTTTCATCTTTGCTAAACGCCAGACCATACCAGCTTCTTTCAATGATTTTTGTGTCAAGTATTTTTTCTGCAACAGGGTCAATTAATTGAATACTCTGTACCCCCTGACCATTATTGGTTACAGCCATCAACTGCTTTGATGGGCTAACCACTATATTTAATGGCAAATCTCCCAATGGTAAACTTCTACCTACAGGAGTCAACCCCCAACCGTTGGGTAACATTACTTTTTTATCCAACAGTTGCTGAACAGTTTGAGCTGTAGTTAACTGAAAAGTAAAAAGGGCAAGGCCAATACAGAATAATCTGAACATAGTGCAGTCTTTAGTAGCTAAAGGTACACTTCTGTTTAAAAGAAAAAACGGCTTATCAATTATTTAATACACAAACTACTGCTTGGCAAACTCGTAGCTCCTTACCGGTTTAAAAGTCAGCATACCGCGTTCACCAGGCACTACTCTGTACTGAATCTGACGGTACATACCCGTTCTTTGCGCACCAACAGAATCTGCCGTGAATACAGGGAATCTTCGCATTAGTGTTCCTTCCATTAGCATGTATGTGTCAAATCCCTTATAGCCGGTTCTTAATTTTGGATCATCTACAATATCTGGGAATCCAATTCCTGCAAAAGTCTCATTCTTCACAGAAGACACACCAACAACCGTTCCCTTCTCGTCATTTCCGTTGAGATAAATATAAATGACCATATCAGGAAATAAGTCCCCGTTTAAATCGTCTACTTCTGCTTTACGGATTCTTCCCTTTACTTCAAAGCTAACGTCCCTGGCGCCACTGCTAAACCCAATTGGACTTACGGTAACATAGTTTTTTTCATCGTTTTTGTTGTTGCATACCAATTTGAAACCAACATTTCCCAACTTCATTATGGTATCAATTTTGCGATGCTGAGCATTCAGGTTGGTCAAGCCAAAGCACAGAATTAATAGGCCTACAATCATTTTTTTCATCATGATTCAATTTACATATTTCTGCGATATTGACCACCCACCTGATACAAGGCATTCGTAATTTCTCCCAGAGAGCAATATTTAACCGTCTCCATCAATTCTTCGAAAAGGTTTCCGTTGGTAATGGCTACCTGCTGTAGTTGAAGAAGTGCCGCTTTGCTCTTTCCTTCATTGCGAAGCTTGAATGCCTTCAGATTTTGGATTTGCTGTTCTTTCTCTTCTGTAGTGCTTCGGATAACTTCACCCGGCAATACAGTAGGACTTCCCTTTTTATTCAGGAAGGTATTCACCCCAATTAATGGTAATTCACCGGTATGTTTTTTGGTCTCGTAATAAAGACTTTCTTCCTGAATTTTGTTTCGCTGATACATTCTCTCCATAGCTCCCAGTACACCTCCTCTTTCAGAAATTCGTTCAAACTCAATTAACACTGCTTCTTCTACCAGATCCGTTAATTCTTCAATGGCAAAACTTCCCTGAATAAAGTTCTCTGTGTTGGCTGTACCAAGCTCACGGTTAATAATCAACTGAATAGCCATCGCTCTTCTTACACTCTCTTCTGTAGGTGTAGTAATGGCTTCGTCGTACGCATTGGTGTGCAAACTATTGCAGTTATCATAAATAGCATACAATGCCTGCAAAGTAGTTCTGATATCATTAAAATCTATTTCCTGCGCATGCAAACTTCTTCCACTGGTTTGAATATGATATTTCAGCTTTTGTGAACGATCGTTCCCCTTGTACTTCTGCTTCATGGCCTTGGCCCAGATTCTTCTGGCAACTCTTCCAATCACACTGTATTCCGGATCCATACCATTACTGAAGAAGAAAGAAAGATTCGGCGCAAAATCATCAATATGCATGCCTCGGCTAAGATAATATTCTACAAATGTGAAACCATTAGCCAATGTAAATGCCAGCTGCGTAATTGGGTTGGCTCCAGCTTCTGCAATATGATATCCGCTAATACTTACACTGTAAAAATTTCGAACCTTCTGATCAATAAAATAAGCCTGAACATCACCCATTAGTTTTAGGGCAAACTCAGTAGAAAAAATACAGGTATTCTGTGCCTGATCTTCTTTTAAAATATCAGCCTGTACTGTTCCTCTTACTTGTGAAAGCGCTTCCGCTCTTAGTTTTGCATATATATCTGCGGGCAATACTTCATCCCCACTCACCCCCAACAATCCAATGCCTAAACCATTGTTTCCTTCCGGCAAACGCTCTGGCAAGGATGGATTATAATAAACCGGTCTTGGCATTTTATTGAACTTGGCAGCAATGAT is a genomic window of Sediminibacterium sp. TEGAF015 containing:
- a CDS encoding bifunctional YncE family protein/alkaline phosphatase family protein, producing MFRLFCIGLALFTFQLTTAQTVQQLLDKKVMLPNGWGLTPVGRSLPLGDLPLNIVVSPSKQLMAVTNNGQGVQSIQLIDPVAEKILDTKIIERSWYGLAFSKDEKKLYASGGHNNRIEIFSVENKKLTLIDSIVLGKKWPNKISPAGIAIDHARQWMYIVTREDNQLYIVDLLTKQILFKQALEGEAYTCVLSPDNRFLYISCWGCDKIYQFNTSERKITASVSVGDNPNEIVLNKKGSVLYVANANDNSVSVINTKEFKVVEVLNVALYPDAPNGSTTNGLALSTDEKTLFVANADNNCLAVYDVTVPVASKSKGFIPVGWYPTNVKVVGNKIFVANGKGFSSKANVYGPNPFANKQIVLHHEGDPNKPIGVEYIAGLFMGSMSIINMPTPKQMSVYSQAVYQNTPYNKVKEQLAKGEAGNPIPRKVGEKSPIKYVFYVIKENRTYDQVLGDVKEGNGDPRLTLFGENITPNQHALARSFVLLDNFYVDGEVSMDGHNWTMGAYATDFLEKSWVSSYGGRGGSYDGEGNRKVANNKGGFFWDHAKRAGVSFRSYGEFVDNYKANIPVLEGNFCKYFTGYNNSVMDTTRFFQWKKDFDSLLTINKVPQFNSIRFSNDHTEGLKLGRPTPYAHVADNDYAVGLFVEYLSKSPIWKETAVFIVEDDAQNGADHVDAHRSIAFVAGGFVKRGFVDHTMYSTSSALRTMELILGMPPMSQYDAAATPMWRCFTSTPDLTHFTSVLPKVDLKDRNTARNEWQRRSEAFSLAKEDDVPDLEFNKVLWHGLKGDHIPFPGPKRAAFYKPIEKADKD